tactcactcgcaaatgcgcagtagagacctctgccccgcccccacgtcaatacgtgatgacgggaggcggaacagagagggtctgtactgcgcatttctgagggagggacaccgccgtctaacgctcctcccacccgagtcgccgccgccacccaccttctacccggtcgggccctcgctccactattgaaacagcgagggtccgggaacgcagcactgagctctgctgagctgccgacatcgcccttccttcttcttctctgcctctgtcccgccctcgacgacgttacgtcacacgagggcgggacaggcagagaagaagaaggaaggccgacatcggcagctcagcagagctcagtgctgcgttcccggaccctcgctgtttcaatagcggagcgagggcccggccgggtggaaggtgggtggtgacggctcgggggggggagcagcggcgaactcggcggcgggggtgggcctttcaacccccctttcctataatagcccgtttttacgggctcaaaggctagtatatatatataaaagagggAACTAGAATTCACATACAGGAATGGAGGAGAAATTATTAGCACTGTCAATGAAGTCACCCTGTCCAGGGAAGAGTCATTTACTGGCCTTTGAGGCATGAGTCAGCCTCAGGCTGTTATTAGAGCTAAGCACTTCCTCAGGGAGTTACCTCAAACTGATTGTCTGTGCTGTATCTGGTGTATAGAAGCTTAGTAAAACCTTCTGAAAGCAGGTGAAATAGTTAAACTCTGCAGAGCATTGCTGATAACCTGATTGGTAAGTGCAGGGTGGCAGGGTCAGTTCTCAGCTCATCTTACTGTATTCAAGTCCTATCAAAATGCAATGAGATTAGAAGAAAGAATGAGAAACAGGTCCGTGTCTGGTTCAGATGATTAGGTAGCATTGTGAAGTGGATCCCTGAGTCATGTAGAGCTGCGaaaatcaagggggggggggggggggtcatggtcaTTGCATAAGAGGGACACCTAGTGGCTGAATTCAGGGCTCATGATTGGAGAGATCAGAAAGAGCCATGGTGTATGACCCCAGCTGAGGACCATCACTGCAATGACCagactagatttatttatttacttatttatttaatttcttatatatttatttatttactagtaaaaaaggcccgtttctggaacgaatgaaacgggcgctagcaaggttttcctgggagtgtgtatgtttgagagagagagccagagtgaatgtgcgggtgtgtgacacagtgagactgtctgtgtgacagtgtgtgtgtgagaatgagagtgtgtgacaaggccccctcccctgttcctaatgcccctcaccccgttccctcccctccttttcctccttcttcccacactttgggttccttaaggctttcaaaagtctatgtacccccgtggccctaacgcccagtatccggataccccaccgctttccctctcacccctcccccaagatgtaatactttcacgtccttcatttaaaaaaaaaaaaagtgtcctatctaccctgtgtacaaatgcccggcattcagattgtgttcctctcgtaaattttcatttctttcattcattcagaacttgccccccccccccccccccctgaacacttttggttccttactactactactactacttaacatttctagagcgctactagggttacgcagcgctgtacaaattaacaaataaggacagtccctgctcagaagagcttacaatctaaaggttccttcagtcttttaaaactgtcctatgtaccctgtgtgctaatggccagcattgagattgttttcctgtcccaaatttgcatgtctttcagtcgttcagaactcctccctcccccattgaacactttcggttccttcagtcttttaaaactctcctatcaaccctgtgtcctaatggccagcattcagattgttttcctttcccaaatgttcatggttttcagtccttcagaactccccccctccccccatttaacacttttggttccttcagtcttttaaaactctcctatctaccctgtgtcctaatggccagcactcagattgttttgctttgccaaattgtctgtcactgatgtcactgaggtcagtgcgtgcctgcctagcagaccacttccggcaggcacggtcccaagcacttcctgttggaggtgagaattattatataggatttatttgttacatttgaatcccacattttcccacctatttgtaggctcaatgtggcttccatggtaCCGGAAAGGCATTTacagattccggtgtgaacaaatacaatgtgatgttgtggtaagatgaagtttaTACGGCAGAGCCACAATAAGAATCGTAGCGCGGCGGAGTAGAGTTATGTTCATTACGTGGTTTAGTTTTCTTGttccatttaagttggatcgggagggtatgccttttaaaacagggtgttttttttagtattttccggaggtttaggtggtcatacgtcgttttcaaggcttttggtagcgcgttccacagttgtgtgcttatgtaggaaaagctggatgcataggtaggtttctatttaagtcctttacagcttgggtagtgtagatttagatatgttcgtgtcaTATAGCACCTGCAAGACTGAAAGCTACTGAAACAGTGAACaatatataaagtatcttgttgggcagactggatggaccgtacatgtctttatctgctatcacttaatatgttactatgttactctttgggattctacatggaatgttgctactaattgggattccggaatcttgtaactctttaggattccagaatcttcagaaattttagtgcaagaacagtgctgggcagacttctacggtctgtgccctgagaaaggcaaggacaagtcaaactcaggtataaagtatcacataccatgtaaaatgagtttatcttgttgggcagactggatggaccgtacaggtctttatctgctgtcatttactatgttactctttggggttctacatggaatgttgctactaattgggattccggaatcttgtaactctttaggattccagaatcttcagaacttttagtgcaagaacagtgctgggcagacttctacggtctgtgccctgagaaaggcaaggacaagtcaaactcaggtataaagtatcacataccatgtaaaatgagtttatcttgtcgggcagactggatggaccgtacaggtctttatctgctgtcatttactatgttactctttggggttctacatggaatgttgctactaattgggattccagaatcttgtaactctttaggattccagaatcttcagaacttttagtgcaagaacagtgctgggcagacttctacggtctgtgccctgagaaaggcaaggacaagtcaaactcaggtataaagtatcacataccatgtaaaatgagtttatcttgtcaggcagactggatggaccgtacaggtctttatctgctgtcatttactatgttactctttggggttctacatggaatgttgctactaattgggattccggaatcttgtaactctttaggattccagaatcttcagaacttttagtgcaagaacagtgctgggcagacttctacggtctgtgccctgagaaaggcaaggacaagtcaaactcaggtataaagtatcacataccatgtaaaatgagcttatcttgttgggcaaactggatggactgtaaagtctttttctgctgtcatttactatgttatatgtaagTTAGCAGAGACCAGtgacggccctaccattaggacaCCTGAGACGGCACTCTTGTCAGACAGCAttgccccccacccttccctccccaatccccttccccaaaattacctttttcttttctgtcccggtttttcaaaagaaggcagcGGCAGctattcccataggctgccctgccgccggtccAGGCCCTTTCTCTCTACTGCGGGCGGCCAGCCTCCGAGGGAACAGGAAATTAGGTCAGAGAGGCGGGTCgcctgcagtagagagaaggagccGGGACTGGAGGCAGACTAGAACAGAATAGAAAAGGTCATttcggggaagggggttggggagggaatgGCGGGGGCGGCAGCTCATTTCTTGCCTCAGGCAGAAgattgtcttgggggggggggggggatggaatccACAGTTGGTTATGAATGAATGAAGGTTCAGGGTATGAATCTCAGCCCACAGGAACATGAGAATAGAGGTCAAAAATGTTCTATTGTCTCTGGTGTTGTTCAACTGCCTTTAGCATGAACTAGAAAACCAATGACATTGTCCACTGGTCACCTAGAGCACTGTGGTCAGCCTGGGGTCTAAGATCTTTTGGCATGAAACATGTGAGCTAATTACTGCATGCACGGTGGTGAAATGACAACCTTTTCTCATTGGCTCCCTCAGGCTTGTCGCTTCCTGTGGTAGGATGGTGTCTCCAGCGATCGCACTAGCGTTCATTCCCTTCCTCCTCACCCTGCTCATCCGCTATCGCCACTACTTCCTGCTCTTCTACCGGGCTGTCGTGGTGCGCATCATCCAGGACTACCTGACAGGAATGCCACGGGAGGAGCGCGCCTTCCAGTATGTGATCACTCACGCCATCCCCGGGGATCCCCAGAGCATCCTCAACACCTTTGATCAGTGGTGCTACCACTGTGAATACCTCAGCAACGTGGGACCCCAGAAGGGTCAGTATTTACCTATATAAAGAGCTAGCAACAGCAGGAGAATGTAGGCCAGTTCAGGTTTTTTATAAACTTCTAGCCCAGTGCATTATGAAATTTGTAGTTTCTgctaggcagtggcatagctaagtggggccatgggggcctgggcccgcccccaAATTACCTCCGGTCCCCTGGTtttcccccgccagctgaagccctgtccctgcacgctccttttagtgaaattcagtttcacttaaaggagcatgcaaaacgtgaggggaaagagaaagcagggcaggcaacacggcaGTGCTGGAAATCAGCGccggacaaggcttcagctggcgggggtttgggacccctgccagataaggtatttgctgcagcagtgggtggggagtggcagggtggcggggggggggggggggggaggaagcagcgaggtgggggggggcagcggcagggcggcagaccaaaatgtgtcctcccacctcggactctggccccctcccaccacgaggtctggctacgcccctgcttgtagGTACTAAAATGCAACAGGTGGGGATGTGTCAAACCACCAGAAGTGTCCTAAAATCTGCCGAGACTGAGATTGCCTGGAGATGAGAGTTAAAACCTAGGCTGGAATGTCTTGAGATGGAGGAAAACATAagatctgatgtcagacgcacgcacagaaacttgaacagatgatcattcatcaAGCAACGCCCCGGCGCAGTCGAGAAAAGAAGTTTGGTTGTCGTCAGCACAGGAATGCAgcgacagcggcgggggagggttttcggcggaaagggggggggtcgagagggtcgcggcaggggggtccaggggtcagttacacggaggggggggtgttgaaatcggaggggggGAGTcttgaactcggtgggaggggcgtgagggggccttgaacgggatgggagggagggagtgacgtgtgtgtgtgggggggtggggctgtTGATGTTCTTCGGGTGTGGGGGGGTGCtttggtgatgcaccgagggggggggtctgtgttgccccgctccctgtcacttgctcagaagtggcagggagcggcgcactgacagctgattcccaggcagggggaggagtagggaagcacgctctccccttgccttggaatcagctgtcagtgacgttaCTGACGTCAGTGTgttctaagctgcctagcagaccacctctgagggatccacggtcccaggcaggttagaacgttggaggtgagtattattatataggaggactagtaaaaaaggcccgtttctcacacaaatgaaacgggcgctagcaaggctatcatgtaatggcgattatgtttttaagggaaccgttaggaggcGAGTTGTGGTGCGAATTCTGCACTCGCCCGCTTCCCGCCACCCTGCTGGTTACGATGGAGCTGGCGTGAGTTCCTGCCTCGTGGCCATTCTGAGTTTGACACTGTGCTCATTAACGTGTACGGCGTACgggctctgagttccatgccccccttcatctccttccctccgaattccaggccccctctcctccgagttccaggccccccgcctccctccctctctctctccccctctcctccaagtggcAGCCTGATCTGCATTGCCCGCCCTCTTTTCTcagtcctttgcctgctcctctccttcctgcgtgccgcccagaattttaaagttCTTATCTCGGggtctggtggcagcagtgaaaggcgagcaggttcagcacttcagcctgcctttccttctctctcagctctgcctctggtcctgcccttgcagaaacaggaagtgagggcgggaccagaggcagagctgagagagaagggaaggcaggctgaagcaccatgcctgctcgcctttcactgctgctgctggaccccgaggtaagaacttttacatTCTGGGCAGTGAGCAGGAAGGAGAAGAGCAGGCAAAGGACTGGGAAAAGAGGGCAGTCAGCGCAGGTCAGGCTAGcaatcggaggagagggagggagggagggagggaggggggcctggaacttggggggggggagggggcaattctctcgtgattctctcctccccttgattgtacctgaacgttctctgactggctggcgctggcttcccttccctctcactgttccgccctctgacgtcattacgttttgacgcgagggcggggcaatgagtggttatggatgttacgaacccaggcatccagacgtagaacattggaggtgcaaattattatataggatatgaagGGAACCATGTGGTGCTACATCTAtcgaacattttaaaaaaatgtttgtatgAGGTATGCAAGACATTCAATAACAATAATATATTACACTAAACCAGTTCCAATcagtggagaaaaaagatctcAGATTTATTTTCGAGCTCCAAACATTGAAAACAGAGCACCAATCACACCATCATtgatcagaaaaaaaacccatcacTGAAAtatacaggaaatacatcagaaggggTTGGGCCGTGGCAGAGGGATGTTCCAGCGGCAAcagcagacagccaattttgcTGGTGCCCCTGCACAGAGAAAAGGATGCTTCGAGCTGGTAcctaaggggtggggtgggggttcggaGATGagagagttatttatttatttgtagcacctgtatcccacattttcccacctatttacatgcTCAATTGTttcgtaatggtgatcaccaatttcgGAAAACAGAAATCCATAGttaaggtgaaggagacagagTGGGTTAAGTATTCAAgtaagaagttcattttcataataagaaaTACAAAGGTAATGGGTAAaacttagcggacattgggtggaaTTAATATGGACAATTTAGAAGTAacggatctatggaatcttagctgaCATTGGGTGGCtgcgccggtatttggagaataaaacatcTCAGACCTgagcatggaggggagagagggatgtcGGGCAGGTAGGAGGGTAGCACTAGGTCTCCCACTGCCCTGAGCCCTCAAGCGCTGCTCGGTTGCCTGAATGATCAGTCTGCCCTTGCTCTTCAGTCTCTTCAGCCCAGCGAGCTCAGGGAGTATCAAGACACCAACCAACCACAAGGCAGTGCAATAgttaataaacagaaatacaacaaaacagaaaaagatgATGACTTTTATTTACTATCAATACATTTGTTTTGACTAAATTTTAAAGCAAtgccttcttcaggtcagaaatgagcaaaatatgacaatatcagaatatataagtgaaatattaTATCCTTACAATGACAGTGTCGAGGGAAAAGCTGAGGGTTGGGgtgtgtatctggttttaaaaaaggtttggccaaattcctggaggaaaagtccatagtctgctattgagacagacatgggaagcaacttgtcactctttaggattccagaatcttgccgttctttggggttctacgtggaatgttgctactctttgagattcttcatggaatcttgtcgctctttaggattccagaatcttgctgttctttggggttctacatggaatgttgccacgatttgggtttctgccaggtacttgtgacctggcttggccactgtttggaaaacaggatactagactagatggaccattggtctgactcagtgtgGCTACTCCTATGTTCTTACGTGTGAAACAGGGAGAGACggatgggtgatcagagaatAACAAAGCAATaacattttatggtttataacccAGATCTCTGCTACCCCCTCTTTTGCTGGGGTGAAAATATTCCATCATTTTTAACTTCAAAGATCTTAAGTTCCtgtattgtttaaaaatatcctCTTAAAATTCTGAAGTCATCAGACCTCCTGCCCCTCCTCATTCATTATAGCTAATGACACAAATGATCTTAAAAGGAAGAAGCAGGACCTCCGACACCACAACACAgtggttcaaaaccaggactgcccAACTGctctatgtttttatttttttatctatctatctatctatctatctatctatctatctatctatctatctatctatctatctatctatctataccacattttcccacccatttgcaggctcaatgtggcttacatattgccgttAGTGGTGttagtttgtctgtcctaattagattgtaaactctgtcgagcagggactgtctcttcatgttcaagtgtacagcgctgcgtatgtctagtagcgctatagaaatgataagtagtagtctttgggattccggaatgttgctactcttaaggattctacacagaatctttctattctttgggattccggaatgttgctactctttgtccttatcccttatttgtcctgcttgtctgtcctaattagattgtaagctctgtggagcagggactgtctcttcatgttcaagtgtacagcgctgcgtacttctagtagcgctatagaaatggtaagtagtagtagtagtagttagccgattccggtctgaacaaacacatggtatgaatgaatacaaagtgataatgtggtggaatgaggtacaagtagtgttcattgcggtctttggttacattgtgtcgcaattgtccaggttttttatgttgggttggtggggtatgctcttccgAACAGCtccgtctttagtgctttccggaagtttagatggtcgaacgtagtttttacttcttttggcaatgcgttccatatttgtgcgcttaagtaggaaaagctggatgcataggtggatttgtacttgagtcccttgctgcttgggtagtggaggtttaggtatgatcgtgtggaaTTTGTAGTGTTCCCCTGCGTTGTCCATTTTTGTGAGCTGTGTGTCTACCTTGCCTTGCAGGGAAAATCCTGGAGCGGCTGATCTGTGAAACTGCCCCGCTGAATGTGCTGGAGCTGGGCACATACTGTGGTTATGCCACCATCCTCATGGCTCAGGCTTTGCCTGTGGGGGCCAGACTCTATACAGTGGAGATGGATCCAAGAAATGCAGCCATAGCAGAGAAAGTCATCCGACTTGCTGGCTTTGATGAAGACACGGTGAGTGGATCTATTGAACAGGACCACTAGTAAGGTTACCACCTACCACCAGTAGggtaattgttttttattttatttgttacatttgtatcccacattttcccacctaattgcaggctcaatgtggcttacgtggaggggcctaatcgaacgcgaatgcccatctccatgggcgtatatgtccgagaacgggtacgtgaaggggcgggacagaccgtattttcgaaaaaaaaatgggcatccatcttttttttcgataatacggtttgtgcctggcaaatgcatcggatttgtgtggatttgagctgggtggtttcgttttccagtgataatggaaaccgaaggcgcccagctcaaaaacgaacaaatccaaggcattaggtcgtgggagggaccaggattcgtagtgcactggtccccctctcatgccaggacaccaaccgggcaccctagggggcacttgtaaaaagtaaaaaaaaaatttaaatacctcccaagtccatagctcccaccccttgggtgctgagcccctcaaatcccccccaaaacccactgcccacaactctacaccattaccatagcccttatggctgaaggggggcacctacatgtgggtacagtgggttttggggtcagtttggagggctcccatttaccagcacaagtgtaacaggtggggggggatgggcctgggtccacctgcctgaagtgcactgcacccagtaacaactgctccaggaacctgcatattgctgtgatggagctgggtatggcatttgaggctggcatacaggctgggaaaaaagttcttaaagtttgttattttatggtgggagggggttagtgaccactgggggagtcaggggtgatcatccccaattcactccggtggtcatgtggtcatttagggtacttgttcgtgaaaaaaaagggtccaaaaaatgacccaaatttgcggtaaaaacgcctttcttttttcgattatcggccgagggcgcccatctttcctcggccaataaccacgcctcagtcccgccttcaccacgcatcTGACACgccccgtttccgcgacagattgcagttgaagacgtccaaaatcggcttgcgatatcgatttgggcgcccatctcccgatttgggtcgaaatctgggcgtccatcgctttcgaaaataaggcggattgtatcataaaggcgatcgccagttccggtatgaacaaatacaaagtgatgtagtggtagaataaagttcatgtgtggcAGACacaattagggaatcgtagaggggAAGAGTTAATTAGTGTCCGGTAccagctttggtttcgttgtgttgcggcTGTTCAagtatttaagttgggtcagtgggggtatgcctttttgaacaggttgttttttttagtaAAAGTTTGCACTTTTTTTGTAGGGTGGTTTCAGTTTTTTCTAAGAAAGATGC
This portion of the Microcaecilia unicolor chromosome 4, aMicUni1.1, whole genome shotgun sequence genome encodes:
- the LOC115467821 gene encoding transmembrane O-methyltransferase homolog, which codes for MVSPAIALAFIPFLLTLLIRYRHYFLLFYRAVVVRIIQDYLTGMPREERAFQYVITHAIPGDPQSILNTFDQWCYHCEYLSNVGPQKGKILERLICETAPLNVLELGTYCGYATILMAQALPVGARLYTVEMDPRNAAIAEKVIRLAGFDEDTVELIMGPSDDIIPHLKDKHGLQKLDFVFMDHWKRFYLRDLQLLEEEDLLQEGTKILADNVLFPGAPHFLQYIKSCGHYRYKVHRTSLEYFRAIRDGMAELCYTKLQ